In Poecile atricapillus isolate bPoeAtr1 chromosome 1, bPoeAtr1.hap1, whole genome shotgun sequence, the sequence ATTTGGAAATCCCACTTTGGTGAACAGAGCAAGGAAACCCGAAACTGTCTGCAAAGCACTAAGAAGCGCCCCAAAACACCTGGATTTTGTGCTATCCCCACTTCATCTGCCcacctgagcccagcagaggagCACGAGTGGCTGACATGTCAGCACAGCCTGCAGTGTTTATTTCAAAGTCCAGCAGTTGATAGCATAGCATGTTCTGGGCTTCATGTGCAGATTGTGCAGATTTTCAGCaatcagctgcagagagctgatcttACCCCTCATCTTTCACCAGCAAAGCTGTGTTCTCCCTCCTCAAGCACCAGAGTAACTGGTCTGTATAGTTTGGGTGTTCACAAGTCAGTGGAACTGGAAATAACTTTACTCTGTGTTCTAGCCACAAGCCTGTAGTTGCCCCAGTTGCCTGCCTGTGTGGGCTGACACACCAGGGCTTCTGCAAGAATACTGGGCAGAAAATAAAGGCCAAGTAGAGTGTAACCCCCACTCCCCGCCAATAAACAAGAAGGAAGAACTGGTGGCAATGGATGtggagaaggctgaggtactcaGTGTGTTCCTTGCCTCAGTCTTCACTGGATTTCCCCTGTCTCTGGAGTCACTGAAGCTGCAGGTAGTGACTGGAGGAGCAAAGTCCCTCCCACTGTAAGTGAAGAGCAGGTTTGAGACCACTTGATGAAGCTGAACAAATCTATGGGACTGGATGACATGCATCCCAGggtcctgagggagctggctgGTGTTGTTGccaagccactctccatcataTTTGAAAATTCATGGCCTTCAGGTAAAATCCTTGGTGAATGGAAGAAGGGAAacattattcttatttttaaaaaggggagaaaggaaGATTCTGGGGAACTACAGACCAGTGAGCCTCACCTTTATGCCCATGAAGATCACTGAGCAGATCCCCATGGAAGCAATTCTAAGGCACATGCAAGACAAGAAGGGGATCCAAGACAGCCAGCATGGCTTTACTAAGGGCAGATTATGCCTGACCAATCTGGTGGCCATCTGTGATGGAGGGATTGCACCCATCAACAAGGGGAAACCAACCAAAGTCACTCACATACTTCCTTAAGAACTTTGACATGGTCCCACGTGGCATCCTTATCTCCAAACTGAGATACACAGGTTTGAAGGGTGGACTACTTGGGAAATAGCCACACAGCCAGAGAGTTGTGGTCAGTGACTCTATGTCCAGAAGGAGACCAGTGATAACTGGTGTCCATCAGGGCTCTGTTCTAGGACCAGTGCTTTTTAAGATCTTTATCAATGACACCACAGTGGCACAAAGCTGAGGGGTGCAGCTGACACAACAAAAGGATGGGAttccatccagagggacctggatgAATTTGAGAAGTGATTCCATACTtacctcatgaagttcaacaagcCCAAGTGTtaggtgctgcacctgggtcagggcaatcccaGACATGAGCACAGACTGGGAGAGGGTCATGGGGTGcaagcacctctcctgtgaagacatGGCTAAAAAATCTGGGGTTGTTCATCgcagaagagaaggctccagaaaGATCTCATTACAGCCTTCCAGTTCTTGAAGGGGGCTTATAAGAAAGAGTAGAAGCAATTTTTTAAGTGGGCAACTAGTAATAGGATGAGGATGGAATGGTTTTGAGTCAGAAGAGCAGAGACTTAAATTAGATGTTATGAAAaagttctttactgtgaaggtgaTGAGGCACTGAAACAGCTTGTTTAGAGAGGTTGTGGATTTCTTGACCCTGGAAgcgttcaaggccaggttggatggggctatgagcaacctggtctagtggaaggtgtcactgcccatggcaggagggttggaatgAGATTATCTTTAAGACACCTCCAAACCTCAGACTTCGTAGgattctaggattctatgatCAGTGCCTTGAGATACAATAATTCATGGCGTAGTTAAATACAGGCTACAGGTGAGAGTTGGCCCAGCAGCACAGTGATAATCAAAATGCTTACCAAGCTCTTTAATCTGGTCACAATGTTTCTGACCAGTGAAACTGGAAGGAGATAAAATTCTGCAGGAGAGATTAATGAAAAATGGTTGCAAGTGACTGCACAAAATATTCTCAGAATACATAGAAACATCTCTCCATGAAAGCTAAATTTTCACCTACACTAAACAGTGCATAAAACAAACCCACTGCTGATTGCAAAAGATTCTTTATTGGCACCAACACAAAATGGATTACAGACAATGACAGAGGCCATTTGTGGGGCAGGAGAGCTCTCACTTTCAGCGGTCCTGTGATGCTGGGGGAAAAGTGacaaaagcagagggagagaacAAGTTCTCAAATTTCTTGCTGGGGCTGCATCTTTTCTCAGCGCTGCAGGATCTGTGTTCTaacagccacagccagggcGAAGGGGACGCAGGAAGGAAAGCTTGTCGTTGAACTTGATGGCCTTGTAATTTGGAAGGTGCTCATGTTCTCGTGCAATGTATTGAAATCCACTTCCATCACCGTTTTCGCACAGCAGCCAGACACCTCTCTGGACTTTGTGTGAAGATGTGGTGTCATTGTCATGTCCCCTAGACAGATTGGTTGCTTCTCTTATTACTCTGCTCCTCCCTCGATAATCAGCATGTTCGTAGAGAGTGATCTCGGGATTGTGCAGATTTTCAGTGAtcacctgcagagagctgatccTATCATTCATCTTTTTACCAACAAAGTCATGATCGCCCTCCTCAAGTACCAGTAGCTGTCCTTTATAGTCTGCATGCTGATAAGCCACCCAAGGATGGCCAATTACTCTCACTGAGGAGATACAATCGTTCCAATCTGCATCTTTTAGGTTGGCAATGTTGGTGTGGAATTCTTTGGACATGCCCTTGAAGTTAGCATGCTCATAAACAATGATTTTTCCCATCTCAGCAGGGCTtctgtggtttggattttctGCTGTAGGAGTTGAATGGCAGcctacagaaaatgaaaacagaaaataatcaaTGATTGTAAGAGGTCTTTACATACCAGACATTAAATGCTGGAAACCAGAGAAGACAAAAGGTGAAAAGGAAACTTAAAACAATTTTAGCAGAAGATAAAAATTGCACCAGCTATGCAAGAGTGAGGACATGACATAGAAATTTCAATTTGGAGGAGAAAAGTAAAATGAGATTTGTACAACACAACAGTCCAGTTTCATTTAATATGTATACCTGCGAGGGATACCTGAGCATTTTGTGTAACATCCTATTGGTATACCctaaataataacaaaataaaatacacaacTAGTGATAAACCTTTCTGTTGATAATTGACACTGCAGTTGAGAAATATTagaatattaataaatataatagaAACTGGCACTCATTGTTTGGAGTAGGTTTCATGAGCCACAAAGAATGTAATATAAAAGTAGTGAGACATGCaattaatttctaaaagaaagtgacttttttatttaaaattgtgGGGAAAACCCCTATTTTCTAAGGGcagaaaagaattttaaattcactgaaacacctaatttctctttttatatgGAATTTTACTGAAATCAAAAAGTTTCTTCTCTTGACATACACTGAGAAGCAATCAAGTTGTAAGCATCAACCCTTTAACTTAGACTAAATTTCAggttttaaatgtcttttcctAACACTACTACCAACACACATATCTAATTCCCCACAGTCATCTGTGTTCAGTTAAAAAGCCACAGTGTTTATTAGTAACAGCTGCAGGAATAGTAATGAGAGGCCATTTATGATAACAGCTCCCTCTCTAAATCATGTAGCAGTTACTGAAGCAAAGATTTACATTTCAGGGCAAACAAAAGGGACCGAAAAAGCCACTCCTCTAGCTGGTTCTGAGAAAGGATGGGAAAAGACAGATATTCCCAGTAAGATTAAAAGCCATAGTAATACTGCAGGACATGTGcattataatttaaaaacctgAATCACTTAAACCTCACttctatagaaaaaaaaaccaacaaacctcTATGTTATTaagaacatgtatttttttacaGTTATGAAAGCATATACGGAACCTGAGGGGACCTCAACTCGGACTCACTGACTGATTAAGCACTACTATAATTTCTACCCGTAGAAAAAGTATGAATAATGACCCGTTTTGCTGATACAACATAAGGATCCCATGACGAAGATAAATTTGTAGAATATCTTCACTTTCACCCCTCACAATGGTGCACCACTGGCCCCCTGCACCCTCTCCCTTGGCAAGGTTTGTTTGTCCTGCAGCAGCCATCTCCTCCTCATGCCCTGCAAGATGGGTTCAGTCTCTGCACATGCACACAGCACACCCTcatggctgtgctgcagctctcagCCCAACACTAAagcctccttcccttcccctgcatTATTGCCCTGCAGCTGCCCAAGAAACCCTTCCAGTTCTCTGTGCACAGTGTGCCTCTTACCTTgatggcagctgcagggctggagagagCTGAGGGCAATTCCTCCAGTGCAGGGCTGAGGTTTGGGAAGGGCGTCTCACCTCCCTGCATTTATACTTGCACAGAAGTCTTGTGCAACACCCCAGGTGACAGAACTGAGAAATGGtcaataaataaacaaaaattattaaCTATCTTATTTGAATTTTGATCTGTCTACAACCACTTGTGTTATTGCTTTGGGTCAAAAGTCTGTTGAAGCATAAACCTCTGATAAAACCATAGAACTTTGGTTCTTGTTTGTCCTTCTCCTCCAGAAGCAGATGAATcatagtaataaaaaatatcaaagtaCTTTATGACACATAGGCTGTAGATTTTTTCTGCCTGTTGTAAAATACATTATCTTTACCAGTGAAGCAAATATAGTAAACAATGCTAATTTTCCAAAGGGCTTTGCTGGGAGATGCCCACTTGACAGAGGTGGCATTTAGgtagaattttatttaat encodes:
- the LOC131593127 gene encoding epidermal differentiation-specific protein-like isoform X1, with protein sequence MPGCHSTPTAENPNHRSPAEMGKIIVYEHANFKGMSKEFHTNIANLKDADWNDCISSVRVIGHPWVAYQHADYKGQLLVLEEGDHDFVGKKMNDRISSLQVITENLHNPEITLYEHADYRGRSRVIREATNLSRGHDNDTTSSHKVQRGVWLLCENGDGSGFQYIAREHEHLPNYKAIKFNDKLSFLRPLRPGCGC
- the LOC131593127 gene encoding epidermal differentiation-specific protein-like isoform X2, which translates into the protein MGKIIVYEHANFKGMSKEFHTNIANLKDADWNDCISSVRVIGHPWVAYQHADYKGQLLVLEEGDHDFVGKKMNDRISSLQVITENLHNPEITLYEHADYRGRSRVIREATNLSRGHDNDTTSSHKVQRGVWLLCENGDGSGFQYIAREHEHLPNYKAIKFNDKLSFLRPLRPGCGC